A region of Lycium barbarum isolate Lr01 chromosome 3, ASM1917538v2, whole genome shotgun sequence DNA encodes the following proteins:
- the LOC132631560 gene encoding uncharacterized protein LOC132631560 isoform X1, with protein MPPKKATAAQKKKGVVGETSRAQKGTRTLAQMMRDIASRPADSAMSSSSEESGAASPLAPEAPAPAPPAPQPGAEDRTLREAVQLLTTLVAGQVRRRGQRDDDDDDRRDSLRVRDFLTCRPPEFYGSKPEEDPHDFIRGVRRSLDLVRASETESVELASHRLRDVAANWYESWELSRGEGASPATWDEFVTAFLRHFLPPELRRARVDKFLQLRQNGRSVREYNLEFDSLARYAPAIVADMADRMHRYVIGLDRYLIDGCMAMASQTDMDIARLQAHAQGMEDRYRADYAGRDQSGRDRDRRPPKRARSAGYSGEFRGGQPQQQHNSYPSQPARSEPPRFTGRRFDSTGYSEAGQSSMTSGFQMHKDSGQTRPSIPQCPQCGRRHLGECRRITGACFSCGRQGHTMRECRFGGGADGAAQPTGSVAGSSSSVAMRPMGQGIPTPAGRGRGRGGASSSGGPSNRLYALASRQDQEASPNVVTGTDARFGDPPA; from the coding sequence atgcctccgaaaaaggcaacggctgcccagaagaaaaagggcgtggtaggagagaccagtcgggctcagaagggtactcggacccttgctcagatgatgcgtgatattgcgtcccggccagcagactctgctatgtcttcatcatcagaggagtctggagcagcatcaccattagctccagaggctccagctcccgcgcctccagctcctcagccaggggcggaggataggacattgagggaggccgtacagttgttgactactttggtagcgggacaggttcgcagacgcgggcagagagatgatgatgatgatgacaggcgtgatagcctgagggttcgtgactttttgacatgccgtcccccagagttttacggatctaagcccgaggaggacccccacgacttcattcggggagTGCGGCGCTCAttggatttggtcagggcttcagagaccgagtccgttgagttagcctcacacagattacgagatgttgctgccaattggtatgagtcttgggagctgtccagaggtgagggggcttccccagctacttgggatgagtttgtgactgcttttctccgccactttctgcccccggagttacggcgggcacgggttgaTAAATTTTTACAGTTGCGGCAGAACggccggagtgttcgcgagtataacctggagtttgattctttggctcgatatgcccctgctatagtagcggatatggctgaccgtatgcaccggtatgtgataggattggaccgctacttgattgacgGTTGCATGGCGATGGCgtcacagacagatatggatatcgcccggttacaggcccatgcccagggtatggaggaccgatacAGGGCCGATTATGCTGGTAGAGATCaatcgggcagagatcgtgataggagaccgcccaagcgggccaggtcagctgggtattctggtgagtttcggggcgggcagccccaacaaCAGCATAATAGCTACCCttctcagccggcacggagtgaacctccacgattcactggtaggaggtttgatagcacagggtattcagaagctggtcaaagctccatgacttcaggtttccagatgcacaaGGATTCAGGCCAGACGAGGCCATCTATACCACAGTGCCCTCAATGTGGCAGGCGCCATCTGGGGGAATGCCGccgcattactggtgcttgtttctcttgcggccgtcaaggccataccatgagggagtgtcgatttgggggtggtgcagatggtgcagctcagcctacggggtcagttgctggttcttcttcttcagttgccaTGCGTCCTATGggacaaggtattccgacaccagcaggccgtggcagaggccgtggaggggcttctagttctggcggtccttcaaaccgcttatatgctttagctagcagacaggatcaggaagcgtcgccgaatgttgttacag
- the LOC132631560 gene encoding uncharacterized protein LOC132631560 isoform X2, which produces MPPKKATAAQKKKGVVGETSRAQKGTRTLAQMMRDIASRPADSAMSSSSEESGAASPLAPEAPAPAPPAPQPGAEDRTLREAVQLLTTLVAGQVRRRGQRDDDDDDRRDSLRVRDFLTCRPPEFYGSKPEEDPHDFIRGVRRSLDLVRASETESVELASHRLRDVAANWYESWELSRGEGASPATWDEFVTAFLRHFLPPELRRARVDKFLQLRQNGRSVREYNLEFDSLARYAPAIVADMADRMHRYVIGLDRYLIDGCMAMASQTDMDIARLQAHAQGMEDRYRADYAGRDQSGRDRDRRPPKRARSAGYSGEFRGGQPQQQHNSYPSQPARSEPPRFTGRRFDSTGYSEAGQSSMTSGFQMHKDSGQTRPSIPQCPQCGRRHLGECRRITGACFSCGRQGHTMRECRFGGGADGAAQPTGSVAGSSSSVAMRPMGQGIPTPAGRGRGRGGASSSGGPSNRLYALASRQDQEASPNVVTG; this is translated from the coding sequence atgcctccgaaaaaggcaacggctgcccagaagaaaaagggcgtggtaggagagaccagtcgggctcagaagggtactcggacccttgctcagatgatgcgtgatattgcgtcccggccagcagactctgctatgtcttcatcatcagaggagtctggagcagcatcaccattagctccagaggctccagctcccgcgcctccagctcctcagccaggggcggaggataggacattgagggaggccgtacagttgttgactactttggtagcgggacaggttcgcagacgcgggcagagagatgatgatgatgatgacaggcgtgatagcctgagggttcgtgactttttgacatgccgtcccccagagttttacggatctaagcccgaggaggacccccacgacttcattcggggagTGCGGCGCTCAttggatttggtcagggcttcagagaccgagtccgttgagttagcctcacacagattacgagatgttgctgccaattggtatgagtcttgggagctgtccagaggtgagggggcttccccagctacttgggatgagtttgtgactgcttttctccgccactttctgcccccggagttacggcgggcacgggttgaTAAATTTTTACAGTTGCGGCAGAACggccggagtgttcgcgagtataacctggagtttgattctttggctcgatatgcccctgctatagtagcggatatggctgaccgtatgcaccggtatgtgataggattggaccgctacttgattgacgGTTGCATGGCGATGGCgtcacagacagatatggatatcgcccggttacaggcccatgcccagggtatggaggaccgatacAGGGCCGATTATGCTGGTAGAGATCaatcgggcagagatcgtgataggagaccgcccaagcgggccaggtcagctgggtattctggtgagtttcggggcgggcagccccaacaaCAGCATAATAGCTACCCttctcagccggcacggagtgaacctccacgattcactggtaggaggtttgatagcacagggtattcagaagctggtcaaagctccatgacttcaggtttccagatgcacaaGGATTCAGGCCAGACGAGGCCATCTATACCACAGTGCCCTCAATGTGGCAGGCGCCATCTGGGGGAATGCCGccgcattactggtgcttgtttctcttgcggccgtcaaggccataccatgagggagtgtcgatttgggggtggtgcagatggtgcagctcagcctacggggtcagttgctggttcttcttcttcagttgccaTGCGTCCTATGggacaaggtattccgacaccagcaggccgtggcagaggccgtggaggggcttctagttctggcggtccttcaaaccgcttatatgctttagctagcagacaggatcaggaagcgtcgccgaatgttgttacag
- the LOC132631561 gene encoding uncharacterized protein LOC132631561: MPSFPWKKVKKTSISQLVKDHVNCQSGSPLMVETGFPTSLVDLVVKNRSRFKKPSKKNKPPSPAMFPPSPSPSPPPPPSPVNLPSNSEYIIDDKGEKPDSPLICEGEKPDSCKNLKMNKTEEGWCNGGVSMNQGLVAVFKMFLVAVLVLGMNNLVVGITMSAFLLFFLEYLGGFFSGVQRRVRLMIQGIWEMFRAKAVESEEEDCVFKAPSQHQELSKDGCFDEIDVVQETYVEDSQCVRENIEECICDGKLKCVGVDVERVVMEKGEEFRCESKEKKSHRAKIKSKMKKLVPKKFRKKKGLALESHMMLLDEIDYIIEGSKEIEGSSEANMKSDVGIVSSVGIDDKSNIVEVVGGAGESSKGLTDVSVEESFNGIDKATIVGEDGLSEIEHNSMYIALFLAVLVGLIGGRILALVFTLTCCLMLKRGEGIGRFTKLPVIRSFAKKFC, translated from the coding sequence ATGCCTTCTTTTCCATGGAAGAAGGTGAAGAAAACAAGCATTTCACAATTGGTGAAAGATCATGTGAATTGTCAAAGTGGATCTCCTCTTATGGTGGAAACCGGTTTCCCAACATCCCTTGTGGATCTTGTGGTCAAGAATCGCTCAAGATTCAAGAAACCCTCCAAGAAAAACAAACCTCCGAGTCCTGCTATGTTCCCTCCATCCCCTTCGCCTTCGCCCCCTCCTCCCCCTTCGCCTGTAAATTTACCGTCCAATTCCGAGTATATAATTGATGATAAAGGTGAGAAACCTGATTCTCCTTTGATCTGTGAAGGTGAGAAACCAGATTCTTGCAAGAACCTTAAGATGAACAAGACTGAAGAAGGGTGGTGTAATGGTGGTGTCAGTATGAATCAGGGGTTGGTGGCTGTTTTCAAGATGTTTTTGGTGGCGGTTTTGGTTTTAGGGATGAATAATCTTGTGGTTGGGATAACCATGTCAGCGTTCTTGTTGTTTTTCTTGGAATATTTAGGTGGATTCTTTTCTGGAGTGCAAAGGAGGGTTAGGTTGATGATACAAGGTATTTGGGAGATGTTTAGAGCCAAAGCGGTTGAATCAGAAGAAGAAGATTGTGTTTTTAAGGCGCCATCGCAGCACCAAGAGTTGTCAAAGGATGGTTGCTTTGATGAAATTGACGTTGTACAAGAAACTTATGTTGAAGATAGTCAATGTGTTAGGGAGAACATTGAGGAGTGCATTTGTGATGGAAAATTGAAATGTGTAGGAGTGGATGTAGAGAGGGTTGTAATGGAGAAAGGAGAGGAATTTAGATGTGAATCTAAGGAAAAGAAATCTCATAGGGCGAAGATCAAATCAAAAATGAAGAAACTTGTCCCAAAGAAGTTCAGAAAGAAAAAAGGTTTAGCATTGGAGAGTCATATGATGCTCCTGGATGAGATAGATTATATTATTGAAGGAAGCAAGGAAATTGAAGGTTCTAGTGAAGCAAATATGAAATCCGATGTTGGCATAGTGTCATCAGTGGGAATAGATGATAAGTCAAATATTGTTGAGGTTGTTGGTGGTGCTGGAGAATCATCTAAAGGACTTACTGATGTTAGTGTTGAAGAATCATTTAATGGTATTGATAAGGCAACCATTGTCGGGGAAGACGGTTTGAGTGAAATTGAGCATAATTCTATGTATATTGCGCTCTTTTTGGCTGTTCTAGTTGGCCTTATTGGAGGTCGGATTCTCGCACTTGTTTTTACTTTAACATGTTGCCTGATGTTGAAACGAGGTGAAGGAATAGGAAGATTCACAAAATTGCCCGTGATCAGGTCTTTCGCCAAAAAGTTCTGTTAG